One part of the Lotus japonicus ecotype B-129 chromosome 2, LjGifu_v1.2 genome encodes these proteins:
- the LOC130739358 gene encoding ABC transporter B family member 19 — translation MAEAAEPNKASSLPEAEKKKEQSLPFYQLFSFADKYDYMLMISGSIGAVIHGSSMPFFFLLFGEMVNGFGKNQMDLKKMTDEVAKYALYFVYLGLVVCISSYAEIACWMYTGERQVSTLRKKYLEAVLKQDVGFFDTDARTGDIVFSVSTDTLLVQDAISEKVGNFIHYLSTFLAGLVVGFVSAWRLALLSVAVIPGIAFAGGLYAYTLTGLTSKSRESYANAGIIAEQAIAQVRTVYSYVGESKALNSYSDAIQNTLKLGYKAGMAKGLGLGCTYGIACMSWALVFWYAGVFIRNGQTDGGKAFTAIFSAIVGGMSLGQSFSNLGAFSKGKAAGYKLMEIIKQKPTIIEDLSDGKCLDEVNGNIEFKDVTFSYPSRPDVIIFRNFSIFFPAGKTVAVVGGSGSGKSTVVSLIERFYDPNEGQVLLDNVDIKTLQLKWLRDQIGLVNQEPALFATTILENILYGKPDATMDEVEAATSAANAHSFITLLPNGYNTQVGERGVQLSGGQKQRIAIARAMLKNPKILLLDEATSALDAGSESIVQEALDRLMVGRTTVVVAHRLSTIRNVDSIAVIQQGVVVETGTHEELIAKAGTYSSLIRFQEMVGNRDFSNPSTRRTRSSRLSHSLSTKSLSLRSGSLRNLSYQYSTGADGRIEMISNAETDKKNPAPDGYFFRLLKLNAPEWPYSIMGAVGSVLSGFIGPTFAIVMSNMIEVFYFKNYTSMERKTKEYVFIYIGAGLYAVGAYLIQHYFFSIMGENLTTRVRRMMLAAIMRNEVGWFDEEEHNSSLVAAKLATDAADVKSAIAERISVILQNMTSLLTSFIVAFIVEWRVSLLILGTFPLLVLANFAQQLSLKGFAGDTAKAHAKTSMIAGEGVSNIRTVAAFNAQNKMLSVFCNELRVPQRHSFRRSQTSGILFGLSQLALYASEALILWYGSHLVSKGVSTFSKVIKVFVVLVITANSVAETVSLAPEIIRGGEAVGSVFSILDRATRIDPDDPDAESVESVRGEIELRHVDFAYPSRPDVMVFKDFNLRIRAGQSQALVGASGSGKSSVIALIERFYDPIAGKVMIDGKDIRKLNLKSLRLKIGLVQQEPALFAASIFENIAYGKEGVTEAEVVEAARAANVHGFVSGLPEGYKTPVGERGVQLSGGQKQRIAIARAVLKDPSILLLDEATSALDAESECVLQEALERLMRGRTTVLVAHRLSTIRGVDSIAVVQDGRIVEQGSHGELYSRPEGAYSRLLQLQHHHI, via the exons ATGGCTGAAGCTGCTGAGCCCAACAAGGCATCATCATTGCCTGAagcagagaagaagaaggaacaGAGCTTACCCTTTTACCAGCTCTTCTCATTTGCTGATAAATATGATTACATGCTCATGATCTCTGGAAGCATTGGAGCTGTCATTCATGGCTCTTCCATGCCCTTTTTCTTCCTCCTGTTTGGTGAAATGGTGAATGGTTTTGGCAAAAACCAGATGGATTTAAAGAAAATGACAGATGAAGTTGCCAAG TATGCTCTGTACTTTGTTTACCTTGGCCTTGTTGTTTGCATTTCATCATATGCAG aaattgcaTGCTGGATGTACACTGGGGAGAGGCAAGTGAGCACCCTGAGGAAGAAGTATTTGGAGGCTGTGCTGAAACAAGACGTTGGTTTCTTCGACACCGATGCTAGAACAGGGGATATTGTATTCAGTGTCTCCACAGACACATTGCTGGTTCAAGATGCTATCAGTGAGAAG GTGGGAAATTTCATACACTATCTATCAACTTTTCTGGCGGGTTTGGTGGTTGGTTTTGTGTCAGCATGGAGGCTAGCGCTTCTTAGTGTTGCGGTGATTCCTGGCATTGCATTTGCTGGCGGCTTGTATGCTTACACCCTCACTGGCCTCACATCAAAGAGCCGTGAATCCTATGCAAATGCTGGCATAATTGCTGAGCAG GCCATTGCTCAAGTTCGAACTGTTTATTCTTATGTTGGTGAGAGCAAGGCACTGAATTCTTATTCTGATGCAATTCAAAATACACTGAAACTTGGATACAAGGCTGGAATGGCTAAAGGTTTGGGCCTAGGATGCACATATGGGATAGCTTGCATGTCCTGGGCACTAGTTTTTTGGTATGCTGGAGTTTTTATCAGGAATGGACAAACAGATGGAGGCAAAGCATTCACAGCTATTTTCTCTGCTATTGTTGGTGGAAT GAGTCTGGGTCAGTCATTTTCAAATTTAGGTGCTTTCAGCAAAGGCAAAGCTGCTGGATACAAGTTGATGGAGATCATCAAGCAGAAACCCACCATAATTGAAGATCTATCAGATGGAAAGTGCTTGGATGAGGTTAATGGCAACATTGAATTTAAGGATGTTACTTTCAGCTACCCGTCAAGGCCGGATGTGATTATCTTCCGCAATTTCTCGATCTTTTTCCCTGCTGGAAAAACTGTTGCGGTTGTTGGTGGTAGTGGATCTGGGAAAAGCACTGTTGTTtccttgattgagaggttttaTGATCCAAATGAAG GTCAGGTTCTGCTGGATAATGTGGACATTAAGACACTACAACTAAAATGGTTACGTGATCAAATTGGGTTGGTGAATCAAGAACCTGCACTCTTTGCAACTACCATCCTTGAGAACATACTCTATGGGAAACCTGATGCAACAATGGATGAAGTGGAAGCCGCGACTTCTGCTGCGAATGCTCATAGCTTTATTACCTTGCTTCCTAATGGCTACAACACTCAG GTAGGAGAGCGAGGAGTGCAATTATCCGGGGGCCAAAAACAGAGAATTGCAATAGCCAGAGCTATGTTGAAGAACCCAAAGATCCTTCTTTTAGATGAAGCAACCAGTGCCCTTGATGCGGGATCCGAAAGCATTGTTCAAGAGGCGCTAGACCGTCTCATGGTTGGGAGAACAACCGTGGTTGTTGCTCATCGTCTATCAACCATAAGGAATGTTGACAGCATTGCAGTTATACAGCAAGGGGTGGTTGTTGAGACAGGAACACATGAAGAATTGATCGCCAAGGCAGGAACCTACTCCTCGCTGATTCGGTTCCAAGAAATGGTCGGAAATAGAGACTTCTCCAACCCTTCAACTCGCAGGACACGCTCGTCCCGGTTGAGCCATTCGCTGTCCACCAAGTCCCTAAGCCTCAGGTCAGGCAGCTTGAGGAACTTGAGCTACCAGTACAGCACCGGAGCCGACGGTCGCATTGAGATGATCTCGAACGCTGAAACGGACAAGAAAAACCCAGCTCCTGATGGGTACTTCTTCCGCCTGCTGAAGCTAAATGCTCCTGAGTGGCCTTACTCAATCATGGGAGCTGTGGGGTCTGTTCTTTCTGGATTCATTGGGCCAACTTTTGCTATTGTCATGAGCAACATGATTGAGGTCTTCTACTTTAAAAACTATACATCCATGGAGAGGAAGACCAAGGAGTATGTTTTCATATACATTGGTGCTGGTCTTTATGCTGTTGGTGCATACTTGATCCAGCATTACTTTTTTAGTATCATGGGAGAAAACCTCACTACAAGGGTTAGAAGAATGATGCTTGCCg CTATTATGAGGAATGAAGTTGGATGGTTCGATGAGGAGGAGCACAATTCAAGCCTTGTTGCAGCTAAACTTGCAACTGATGCAGCTGATGTGAAGTCTGCCATTGCTGAAAGGATATCAGTAATACTACAGAACATGACATCACTCCTCACTTCTTTCATTGTTGCTTTCATTGTGGAGTGGAGGGTTTCTTTGCTCATCCTTGGAACCTTCCCTCTTCTTGTTTTGGCTAACTTTGCTCAG CAACTTTCTCTTAAAGGGTTTGCTGGAGACACAGCCAAGGCTCATGCAAAGACTAGCATGATTGCAGGGGAGGGAGTAAGCAACATCAGAACAGTCGCAGCATTCAATGCTCAGAACAAGATGCTCTCTGTCTTTTGCAATGAGCTTCGAGTCCCGCAGCGCCACAGCTTCCGCCGGAGCCAAACATCCGGCATCTTATTCGGCCTCTCTCAGCTAGCCCTTTATGCCTCTGAAGCACTCATTCTGTGGTATGGTTCACATTTGGTGAGCAAAGGTGTTTCAACCTTCTCAAAAGTTATCAAGGTGTTTGTGGTGCTGGTCATCACAGCAAATTCAGTAGCAGAAACTGTGAGCCTTGCCCCGGAGATCATCCGCGGCGGCGAAGCTGTTGGCTCGGTGTTCTCAATTCTCGACCGCGCAACTCGGATTGATCCAGATGATCCTGATGCTGAATCGGTTGAATCAGTTCGCGGAGAGATTGAACTTAGACATGTTGATTTTGCATACCCGTCTAGGCCTGATGTGATGGTGTTCAAAGATTTCAACCTTAGGATCCGTGCGGGTCAGAGCCAAGCTCTTGTGGGGGCAAGTGGGTCAGGGAAGAGTTCTGTTATTGCACTGATAGAGAGGTTCTATGATCCCATTGCTGGAAAAGTCATGATAGATGGAAAGGACATAAGGAAGTTGAATTTGAAGTCTTTGAGGCTCAAGATTGGGTTGGTACAACAAGAGCCTGCACTGTTTGCTGCAAGCATTTTTGAGAACATTGCATATGGCAAGGAAGGCGTGACCGAAGCTGAGGTAGTTGAAGCTGCTCGTGCCGCCAACGTGCATGGATTCGTGAGCGGTTTGCCAGAAGGTTACAAGACCCCAGTTGGCGAGAGAGGTGTGCAGCTATCCGGTGGGCAAAAGCAAAGAATTGCGATAGCCAGGGCTGTTCTCAAGGACCCCTCAATCCTTCTTCTCGATGAGGCCACAAGTGCACTTGACGCTGAATCAGAATGTGTCCTGCAAGAAGCCTTGGAGAGGCTCATGAGGGGCCGCACCACCGTGCTCGTGGCTCATCGTTTGTCGACCATCAGAGGGGTCGACAGCATTGCGGTGGTGCAAGATGGGCGCATCGTGGAGCAGGGGAGCCATGGTGAACTTTACAGCAGGCCAGAGGGAGCATACTCTAGACTCTTGCAGCTACAACATCATCACATATGA